In the genome of Mytilus edulis chromosome 3, xbMytEdul2.2, whole genome shotgun sequence, one region contains:
- the LOC139517796 gene encoding alkaline ceramidase 3-like produces MAPRFASGFWGIPTATIDWCEDNYSVTTYIAEFWNTVSNFIFIIPSVAALYFAFIDHMDDRYKWCNGSVLTVGLGSWCFHMTLLYSMQLFDELPMIYGSAFLIYSHLEVEKPRNHENIPLKIILTLYCLFVTIVYLLTKHVLFFQLSYGFVVVAMSVVCCNNFRKYREARNIFIVATVTYAFGFFLWEIDQNFCGGLKLWRSEVLGPFAPIFELHAWWHLLAGTGTYLSVLYSAYLRSLVLGNKPEIKYWKKVWPYIRITNGKALT; encoded by the exons ATGGCTCCAAGATTCGCCAGTGGATTTTGGGGCATTCCAACTGCCACAATAGATTGGTGTGAAGACAACTATAGTGTAACAACATATATTGCAGAATTTt ggaACACCGTTAGTAATTTCATATTCATCATACCCTCAGTGGCTGCTTTGTATTTTGCCTTTATTGATCACATGGATGATAGATACAAATGGTGCAATGGATCAGTATTAA CCGTTGGTCTTGGATCCTGGTGCTTCCATATGACACTACTATATAGTATGCAG ctTTTTGATGAACTGCCAATGATTTATGGATCAGCATTTCTGATTTATTCACA TTTAGAAGTAGAGAAACCTCGCAACCATGAAAATATACCGTTGAAGATAATTTTaacattgtattgtttatttgttactaTA gTATATTTGCTTACAAAGCATGTGCTATTTTTTCAG TTGTCATATGGTTTTGTTGTAGTAGCAATGAGTGTTGTATGCTGTAATAATTTTAG GAAGTATAGAGAAGCTAGAAACATTTTTATAGTTGCCACAGTTACATATGCTTTTGGATTTTTTCTATGGGAGATAGATCAAAACTTTTGTGGAGGCCTTAA ATTATGGAGAAGTGAAGTATTGGGACCTTTTGCACCAATATTTGAATTACATGCATGGTGGCATCTTCTAGCAGGGACAGGAACATATCTATCTGTATTGTATAG tgcaTATTTAAGATCTTTAGTATTAGGAAATAAACCAGAAATAAAG TACTGGAAAAAAGTTTGGCCCTACATTCGGATAACTAATGGTAAAGCATTGACATGA